A single region of the Ascaphus truei isolate aAscTru1 chromosome 6, aAscTru1.hap1, whole genome shotgun sequence genome encodes:
- the LOC142498032 gene encoding pancreatic secretory granule membrane major glycoprotein GP2-like, whose protein sequence is MSGHDPPLCSSISCGGGCAPDNGCNCIDDVTTCIPTTHCSANDSTCCPTGLFWSPSDSCCSTELNCAPACLSDEVCGNVAGIATCQCNTTTYAGKNRSALVPLVKCEADTMTVSLSKCHLEYIGYDTKSFKLNDNSDSCTITYSEVINNQRVQSIQAIPRTGWCGNVVTMDSSKVNYINSLHIGVQNKSIITANPLNLTFSCGYNLTMQTSLAAAFRPLLSTVNLTASGEGSALTTMAAYWDQTYSRPIQSSEDVLVGSDVFLGLFSKAVDGDKFALRVEKCFATPDGDDNNVNKVPLVSGGCPANQGVSTEVQQNGAALEARIKFSSFAFQGQTQVFISCEVRLCDKNGTCNGCNLGRAARDAGDTLQIAVNLRGNYLS, encoded by the exons ATGT CTGGCCATGatcctcctctctgcagctccaTATCCTGCGGTGGCGGATGCGCACCTGATAATGGATGTAATTGCATTGATGACGTCACAACCTGTATCCCCACCACACATTGTTCGGCAAATGACAGTACTTGTTGCCCTACCGGATTGTTCTGGTCCCCATCTGACTCCTGTTGCTCAA CCGAGTTGAATTGTGCCCCCGCGTGTCTGAGTGATGAGGTTTGTGGTAATGTCGCAGGCATCGCGACCTGTCAGTGTAACACCACCACCTACGCAGGCAAAA ACCGGTCTGCCCTGGTGCCATTAGTAAAATGCGAGGCCGATACAATGACCGTCTCCCTCAGTAAGTGTCACCTGGAATACATTGGATATGATACCAAAAGCTTCAAGCTGAATGACAACTCTGATTCTTGCACTATCACCTATAGTGAAGTTATCAACAACCAGCGTGTGCAGAGCATTCAGGCCATACCACGGACAGGATGGTGCGGGAATGTGGTGACG ATGGATTCTTCCAAAGTGAATTATATAAACAGCCTTCACATCGGCGTTCAGAACAAAAGCATCATCACTGCCAATCCCCTCAACCTCACCTTCTCCTGTGGATACAATCTGACCATGCAGACCAGCCTGGCCGCGGCTTTTAGACCTTTGCTAAG CACCGTCAATCTCACAGCAAGCGGAGAGGGTTCAGCTCTCACCACCATGGCTGCTTATTGGGATCAAACATATTCCAGACCAATACAAAGTAGCGAAGACGTACTAGTTGGATCAGACGTCTTCCTTGGCTTGTTTTCTAAAGCTGTGGATGGAGACAAATTTGCCCTGAGGGTGGAGAAATGCTTTGCCACTCCTGATGGCGACGATAACAATGTCAACAAAGTGCCACTAGTGAGCGGAGG CTGTCCAGCCAACCAGGGGGTTTCCACAGAGGTTCAACAGAACGGGGCGGCTCTGGAGGCCAGAATCAAATTCAGCTCATTCGCATTTCAAGGTCAAACCCAAGTGTTCATCAGCTGTGAGGTGCGGTTGTGTGACAAGAATGGAACCTGCAATGGG TGCAACTTGGGCCGGGCAGCAAGAGACGCCGGGGACACACTACAGATTGCGGTGAATTTAAGAGGTAACTACCTGTCCTGA